In a single window of the Azospirillum sp. B510 genome:
- a CDS encoding serine/threonine transporter → MVSISTESTRLGNPPLPWTKHDTMWMLGLFGTAIGAGTLFLPINAGLGGFWPLLVMAVIAFPMTYLAHRGLCRFILSSAKPGSDITEVVAEHFGSTAGKLITLLYFFTILPILLIYGVGLTNTVQSFMVHQLGMVPPPRILLSLGLILGLMAVIKLGEQMVVKVMGWLVYPFVVVLMGIGLYLAPDWNGAVLEQAPTAGQFSLTLWLSIPALVFSFNHSPAISRFVVAQQNHYGDEAEAQTTRIEKYAVVMMVLVVMFFVFSCVFSLSPQELADAKSQNISILSYLGNKFDNPLMAFLTPAVAFVAITKSFFGHYLGAREGLNGLISQHLRGQGKAVDLKAINRFSALFMVAAVWIAATLNPSILGMIESLCGPIIASLLFIMPMYAIRKVPAMRKYAGQPGNVVVMFIGSVAISAILYSLLSL, encoded by the coding sequence ATGGTCAGCATCTCAACGGAATCCACGAGACTCGGCAATCCTCCACTGCCGTGGACCAAGCACGATACCATGTGGATGCTTGGGCTGTTCGGAACAGCCATTGGCGCCGGGACGCTTTTTCTTCCCATCAATGCCGGTCTCGGCGGCTTCTGGCCGCTGCTGGTCATGGCGGTCATCGCCTTTCCGATGACCTATCTGGCCCATCGCGGGTTGTGCCGCTTCATCCTGTCCTCCGCCAAGCCGGGCAGCGACATCACCGAGGTGGTGGCCGAGCATTTCGGCAGCACCGCCGGCAAGCTCATCACGCTGCTGTATTTCTTCACCATCCTGCCGATCCTGCTGATCTACGGCGTCGGCCTGACCAACACGGTCCAGAGCTTCATGGTGCATCAGCTGGGCATGGTCCCGCCGCCGCGCATCCTGCTGTCGCTCGGCCTGATCCTGGGGCTGATGGCGGTCATCAAGCTGGGCGAGCAGATGGTCGTCAAGGTCATGGGCTGGCTCGTCTATCCCTTCGTCGTCGTCCTGATGGGCATCGGCCTCTATCTGGCCCCCGACTGGAACGGCGCGGTGCTTGAGCAGGCCCCGACCGCCGGACAGTTCAGCCTGACCCTGTGGCTCAGCATCCCGGCCCTCGTCTTCTCCTTCAACCACTCCCCGGCGATCTCCCGCTTCGTCGTCGCCCAGCAGAACCATTATGGCGACGAGGCCGAGGCCCAGACCACCCGCATCGAGAAATACGCGGTCGTCATGATGGTCCTGGTCGTCATGTTCTTCGTCTTCAGCTGCGTCTTCAGCCTGAGCCCGCAGGAGCTGGCCGACGCCAAGTCCCAGAACATCTCGATCCTGTCCTATCTCGGCAACAAGTTCGACAACCCGCTGATGGCCTTCCTGACCCCGGCCGTCGCCTTCGTCGCCATCACCAAATCCTTCTTCGGCCACTATCTCGGCGCCCGCGAAGGTCTGAACGGTCTGATCTCCCAGCATCTGCGCGGCCAGGGCAAGGCCGTCGACCTCAAGGCCATCAACCGCTTCAGCGCCCTGTTCATGGTCGCCGCCGTCTGGATCGCCGCCACGCTGAACCCCAGCATCCTCGGCATGATCGAATCGCTCTGCGGCCCCATCATCGCCTCGCTCCTCTTCATCATGCCGATGTACGCGATCCGCAAGGTGCCGGCGATGCGCAAATATGCCGGCCAGCCGGGCAACGTGGTGGTGATGTTCATCGGCAGCGTCGCGATCTCCGCCATCCTCTACTCCCTGCTCAGCCTCTGA
- a CDS encoding sensor histidine kinase — MQIDSAGLSLFLLQQMCVYLVVAYLLSRTKIFIPLMHATIRRPHKLACYVIFSLFCIMGTILGMPVVHAIANTPAIGAVLGGLLGGPLVGLAVGVTGGLHRYSLGGAFALAAGLDIVVQGMLGGLMHRHLIRKGKARALYDPVKAGALTFVGVLIELLIDLAVAKPFDQTLEIVRLIAVPELIANSLGAALFMGILIDRRAVIERQSSLFSAKALAIAARADGVLRRGFNQENSMTVARIIYEETGVGAVAITDREKILAFIGIGDDHHLPGTPISSLNTLDAIAHNEVTYADGNEVAYQCSISPTCPLGASLVIPLVGEDSHVIGTIKLYEPKTKLFSTINRTLGEGIAKLLSSQILAGRYEQQKALLAQAEIKLLHAQVNPHFLFNALNTIAAVTCDDPEKARDLIGDLSTFFRMNLKRPSEIAPLAEEIEHVNAYLQIELARFSDSLTVDIDIPDSLGRVRLPAFTLQPVVENAIKHGTSQQLRPGHVAITAREEGGMLVIDVEDNAGLYEPKPAGQGLGMSLVDRRIRNCFGPSHGVTVASERDVFTRVTIRVPLEAASK, encoded by the coding sequence ATGCAGATTGATTCCGCGGGCCTTTCGCTGTTCCTGCTTCAGCAGATGTGCGTCTATCTGGTGGTCGCCTATCTGCTGAGCCGGACGAAGATCTTCATCCCGCTGATGCATGCGACGATCCGGCGGCCGCACAAGCTGGCCTGCTACGTCATCTTCTCGCTGTTCTGCATCATGGGGACCATCCTCGGCATGCCGGTGGTCCACGCCATCGCCAACACGCCGGCGATCGGCGCCGTGCTCGGCGGTCTGCTCGGCGGTCCGCTGGTCGGGCTGGCGGTCGGCGTCACCGGCGGGCTGCACCGCTATTCGCTGGGCGGGGCCTTCGCGCTCGCCGCCGGCCTCGACATCGTCGTGCAGGGGATGCTGGGCGGGCTGATGCACCGCCACCTGATCCGCAAGGGCAAGGCCCGCGCCCTGTACGACCCGGTCAAGGCCGGCGCCCTCACCTTCGTCGGGGTGCTGATCGAGCTGCTGATCGACCTTGCGGTCGCGAAGCCCTTCGACCAGACGCTGGAGATCGTGCGGCTGATCGCGGTGCCGGAACTGATCGCCAATTCACTGGGGGCGGCGCTGTTCATGGGCATCCTGATCGACCGCCGCGCCGTGATCGAGCGGCAGTCCAGCCTGTTCTCCGCCAAGGCGCTGGCGATCGCGGCGCGGGCCGACGGCGTGCTGCGCCGGGGCTTCAACCAGGAGAACAGCATGACCGTCGCCCGGATCATCTATGAGGAGACCGGGGTGGGCGCCGTCGCCATCACCGACCGCGAGAAGATCCTCGCCTTCATCGGCATCGGCGACGACCATCATCTGCCCGGCACGCCGATCTCGTCGCTGAACACGCTGGACGCCATCGCCCACAATGAGGTCACCTATGCCGACGGCAACGAGGTGGCCTATCAATGCTCGATCAGCCCGACCTGTCCGTTGGGGGCGTCGCTGGTCATCCCGCTGGTCGGCGAGGACAGCCATGTCATCGGCACCATCAAGCTGTACGAGCCCAAGACCAAGCTGTTCTCCACCATCAACCGCACGCTGGGCGAAGGCATCGCCAAGCTGCTGTCGAGCCAGATCCTGGCCGGGCGCTACGAACAGCAGAAGGCGCTGCTGGCCCAGGCGGAGATCAAGCTGCTGCACGCCCAGGTCAACCCGCATTTCCTGTTCAACGCGCTGAACACCATCGCCGCCGTCACCTGCGACGATCCGGAGAAGGCGCGCGACCTGATCGGCGACCTGTCCACCTTCTTCCGCATGAACCTGAAGCGCCCGAGCGAGATCGCCCCGCTGGCCGAGGAGATCGAGCATGTGAACGCCTATCTCCAGATCGAGCTGGCGCGCTTCTCCGACAGCCTGACGGTGGACATCGACATTCCCGACAGCCTCGGCCGGGTGCGGCTGCCGGCCTTCACGCTTCAGCCGGTGGTGGAGAACGCCATCAAGCACGGCACCTCGCAGCAGCTCCGCCCCGGCCATGTCGCCATCACCGCCCGCGAGGAGGGCGGCATGCTGGTCATCGACGTCGAGGACAATGCCGGGCTCTACGAGCCGAAGCCGGCCGGGCAGGGGTTGGGCATGAGCTTGGTGGATCGCCGCATCAGGAACTGTTTCGGCCCCTCCCATGGTGTTACCGTCGCGTCCGAACGGGATGTCTTCACCCGCGTCACCATCCGGGTTCCGCTGGAGGCCGCGTCCAAATGA
- the btsR gene encoding two-component system response regulator BtsR, translating into MISVLIVDDEPLARKELRRVLSKADDIAIVAECSNAIDAVGVINREKPEVVFLDIQMPRVSGIEMLSMLDHDRMPHIVFLTAYDEYAVQAFEQHAFDYLLKPINQARLDKTLERLRRDREPQKIAQLPGANQLRQIPCFGQHHVQLVRMEEVEHVASGVSGVSVVTADGSERPTDLPLHILQERTPLLRCHRQYLVNIDFIEKINFLENGLAEIRTRRGQVIPVSRRFFPQIKERLGIL; encoded by the coding sequence ATGATCAGTGTCCTCATCGTCGATGACGAGCCGCTGGCCCGCAAGGAGCTGCGCCGCGTGCTCTCCAAGGCCGACGACATCGCCATCGTCGCCGAATGCAGCAACGCCATCGACGCCGTCGGCGTGATCAACCGCGAAAAGCCCGAGGTGGTGTTTCTCGACATCCAGATGCCGCGGGTGAGCGGCATCGAGATGCTGAGCATGCTCGACCATGACAGGATGCCCCACATCGTCTTCCTGACGGCCTATGACGAGTATGCGGTGCAGGCGTTCGAGCAGCACGCCTTCGATTACCTGCTGAAGCCGATCAACCAGGCCCGGCTCGACAAGACGCTGGAGCGCCTGCGCCGCGACCGCGAACCGCAGAAGATCGCCCAGCTTCCCGGCGCCAACCAGCTGCGCCAGATCCCGTGTTTCGGCCAGCACCATGTCCAGCTGGTGCGGATGGAGGAGGTCGAGCATGTCGCCTCCGGCGTCAGCGGCGTCTCGGTCGTCACCGCCGACGGCAGCGAGCGGCCGACCGACCTGCCACTGCACATCCTTCAGGAGCGCACGCCCCTGCTGCGCTGCCACCGGCAATATCTGGTGAACATCGACTTCATCGAGAAGATCAATTTCCTGGAGAATGGTCTGGCGGAAATCCGGACGAGGCGCGGGCAGGTCATTCCCGTCAGCCGGCGCTTCTTCCCGCAGATCAAGGAACGGCTGGGGATCCTCTGA
- a CDS encoding LysR family transcriptional regulator: MNATALRYFLEVVRSGSIADASARLHVASSAISRQIAHLEADLGVELFERRPRGMVPSYAGDLLARHAQRVFLEEEAIVTELKRLRGLASGRVRVAGTEGFGMSLIPAAIHSFRDRHPGIRIELRVDAPAAVTRMVREGEVDIGATFSFAPEPGVKALGEGRAPVLAVMGRDHPLADRTVVSLAELAREPMALPEKDTTVRQIFDIACGQAGVVVEPVLTSNYIAGLWAFAAEGGGITIASPFTVHSGTVGHPVVSVPIDSPTLDQRYYQIQTMLGRHLPEAVHAFATHLCGIIQRVNRGPGRPIPLPHLPPGEPEET; the protein is encoded by the coding sequence ATGAACGCCACCGCGCTGCGCTATTTCCTGGAGGTCGTCCGCAGCGGCTCCATCGCCGACGCCTCCGCCCGGCTGCATGTCGCCTCCTCCGCCATCAGCCGGCAGATCGCCCATCTCGAAGCCGACCTCGGCGTCGAGCTGTTCGAGCGCCGGCCGCGCGGCATGGTGCCGAGCTATGCCGGCGACCTGCTCGCCCGCCATGCCCAGCGCGTCTTCCTGGAGGAGGAGGCCATCGTCACCGAGCTGAAGCGGCTGCGCGGGCTGGCCAGCGGGCGGGTCCGGGTCGCCGGGACCGAGGGGTTCGGGATGAGCCTGATCCCGGCGGCCATCCACAGCTTCCGCGACCGCCATCCCGGCATCCGCATCGAGCTGCGCGTCGATGCGCCGGCGGCGGTGACGCGGATGGTGCGGGAGGGGGAGGTCGACATCGGCGCCACCTTCTCCTTCGCGCCGGAACCGGGTGTGAAGGCGCTGGGGGAGGGCCGGGCGCCGGTGCTGGCGGTGATGGGACGGGACCACCCGCTGGCGGACAGGACGGTGGTGTCGCTGGCCGAACTGGCCCGCGAGCCGATGGCCCTGCCGGAGAAGGACACGACGGTGCGCCAGATCTTCGACATCGCCTGCGGACAGGCCGGCGTGGTGGTCGAGCCGGTGCTGACCTCCAACTACATCGCCGGGCTGTGGGCCTTCGCGGCGGAAGGCGGCGGCATCACCATCGCCAGCCCCTTCACCGTCCATTCCGGCACGGTCGGCCATCCGGTGGTGTCGGTTCCCATCGACTCCCCCACGCTCGACCAGCGCTATTACCAGATCCAGACCATGCTCGGCCGCCATCTGCCGGAGGCGGTGCACGCCTTCGCGACGCATCTATGCGGCATCATCCAGCGCGTCAACCGCGGCCCCGGGCGGCCCATTCCGCTGCCCCACCTGCCGCCGGGCGAGCCGGAGGAGACCTGA
- a CDS encoding ABC transporter substrate-binding protein, producing MAPFAYGKSMMVAAAVALALPTAALPSVALANKANDTLVYASDSEPENISPYHNNLREGVIVSHLAWDTLIYRNPKTGAYEPELATAWTWIDPVTLEVSLRQGVTFQDGSPFSADDVVFTFNYVLTPEAKVVTKQNVEWMAGADKIDDHTVRIRLKGPFPAALEYLSGPTPIYPAAYFKKVGLDGFSKAPIGTGPYRVTAVENGKGVKMEKFKGYWKGSPLGDPPIGKIEFRVIPDGETRMAELMTGGVDWIWRVPKDQADQLSAVPNVTVLSAETMRVGFLQFDAAGRTAADTPMKNEKVRQAIAHAVDRQAMVKNLVGGGARVMHSACFIDQIGCTDEGVPRYDYNPDKARKLLAEAGYPNGFETDLYAYRERDYAEAVVGYLRAVGIRANLRFLKYAAMREAARAGKVPLEYQTWGSFSVNDASAFTGVWFKENEDDMSRDPKVKALLDKADTTNETAARKDLYKQALSMIAEKGYLLPLFSYPSNYAFTSDLDFTAQPDELPRFYAARWK from the coding sequence ATGGCGCCCTTTGCGTATGGTAAGTCGATGATGGTCGCCGCCGCGGTGGCGCTGGCTCTGCCCACGGCGGCTCTTCCCTCGGTGGCTCTGGCCAACAAGGCGAACGACACGCTGGTTTACGCGTCCGACAGCGAGCCTGAGAACATCAGCCCCTATCACAACAATCTGCGCGAAGGCGTCATCGTCTCCCATCTGGCCTGGGACACGCTGATCTATCGGAACCCGAAGACCGGCGCCTATGAGCCGGAACTTGCCACCGCCTGGACATGGATCGATCCGGTCACGCTGGAGGTCAGCCTGCGCCAGGGCGTAACCTTCCAGGACGGCTCGCCCTTCTCCGCCGACGATGTCGTCTTCACCTTCAATTACGTGCTGACGCCGGAAGCGAAGGTGGTGACCAAGCAGAATGTCGAATGGATGGCCGGCGCCGACAAGATCGACGACCACACCGTCCGCATCCGCCTGAAGGGCCCCTTCCCGGCGGCGCTGGAATATCTGTCCGGCCCGACGCCGATCTACCCGGCCGCCTATTTCAAGAAGGTTGGTCTGGACGGCTTCTCCAAGGCGCCCATCGGCACCGGTCCCTACCGCGTCACCGCGGTCGAGAACGGCAAGGGCGTGAAGATGGAGAAGTTCAAGGGCTATTGGAAAGGCAGCCCGCTCGGCGATCCGCCCATCGGCAAGATCGAATTCCGCGTCATCCCCGACGGCGAGACCCGCATGGCCGAGCTGATGACCGGCGGCGTCGACTGGATCTGGCGCGTGCCGAAGGATCAGGCCGACCAGTTGAGCGCGGTGCCGAACGTCACCGTGCTGTCGGCGGAAACGATGCGCGTCGGCTTCCTGCAATTCGATGCCGCCGGCCGCACCGCCGCCGACACGCCGATGAAGAACGAGAAGGTGCGCCAAGCCATCGCCCATGCCGTCGACCGTCAGGCGATGGTGAAGAATCTGGTCGGCGGCGGCGCGCGGGTGATGCATTCCGCCTGCTTCATCGATCAGATCGGCTGCACCGACGAGGGCGTGCCGCGCTACGACTACAATCCGGACAAGGCGCGCAAGCTGCTGGCCGAGGCCGGCTATCCCAACGGGTTCGAGACCGATCTCTACGCCTATCGCGAACGCGACTATGCCGAGGCGGTGGTCGGCTATCTGCGCGCGGTCGGCATCCGCGCCAACCTGCGCTTCCTGAAATACGCCGCGATGCGCGAGGCAGCCCGCGCCGGCAAGGTGCCGCTGGAATACCAGACCTGGGGCTCCTTCTCGGTGAACGACGCCTCGGCCTTCACGGGCGTGTGGTTCAAGGAGAACGAGGATGACATGAGCCGGGACCCCAAGGTCAAGGCTCTCCTCGACAAGGCCGACACCACCAACGAGACGGCGGCGCGCAAGGATCTCTACAAGCAGGCGCTGTCGATGATCGCGGAGAAGGGCTATCTGCTGCCGCTGTTCTCCTACCCCAGCAATTACGCCTTCACCTCCGACCTCGACTTTACCGCCCAGCCCGACGAGCTTCCGCGCTTCTACGCCGCCCGCTGGAAGTGA
- a CDS encoding ABC transporter permease — MLAFLLRRLAVALSVVLTVSVIAFLLLHLSGDLATDLAGPEASPEQVARVRADYGLDQPLVVQYGQWLAGAVRFDFGRSFYFRESVASLIGDRLTITLKLGAIALGLALVFAIPLGALAAVKRGSWFDRAALIFCALGQAVPTFWLGLSLIIVFAVNLRWLPVSGNATWSHFVLPSVALGWYAIPAVMRLTRNGMLDVMASDYIRTARAKGLRPRTVIFKHALRNAVVPVVALAAVQFGFMLGGSIVVEAVFSLQGLGQLAWEAIARKDFPVVQAIVMLLATIYILLTFLADLLNAWLDPRIRVA; from the coding sequence ATGCTAGCCTTCCTGCTTCGCCGGCTCGCCGTGGCGCTGTCGGTTGTGCTGACCGTCTCGGTCATCGCCTTTCTGCTTCTGCACCTGTCCGGCGATCTCGCCACCGACCTCGCCGGACCCGAGGCGTCGCCCGAGCAGGTGGCGCGGGTGCGGGCCGACTACGGCCTGGACCAGCCGCTGGTCGTCCAGTACGGCCAATGGCTGGCCGGGGCCGTCCGCTTCGATTTCGGCCGCTCCTTCTATTTCCGGGAGTCGGTGGCGTCGCTGATCGGCGACCGTCTGACGATCACCCTGAAGCTGGGCGCCATCGCGCTGGGCCTCGCCCTGGTCTTCGCCATTCCGCTGGGGGCGCTGGCGGCGGTGAAGCGCGGCAGCTGGTTCGACCGCGCCGCCCTGATCTTCTGCGCGCTCGGGCAGGCGGTGCCGACCTTCTGGCTCGGCCTGTCGCTGATCATCGTCTTCGCGGTCAACCTGCGCTGGCTGCCGGTGTCCGGCAACGCGACCTGGAGCCATTTCGTGCTGCCGTCGGTGGCGCTCGGCTGGTACGCCATCCCGGCGGTGATGCGGCTGACCCGCAACGGCATGCTGGACGTGATGGCGTCGGATTACATCCGCACCGCCAGGGCCAAGGGCCTGCGTCCGCGCACCGTCATCTTCAAGCACGCGCTGCGCAACGCGGTGGTGCCGGTGGTGGCGCTGGCGGCGGTGCAGTTCGGCTTCATGCTCGGCGGCTCCATCGTGGTCGAGGCGGTCTTCTCGCTCCAGGGGCTGGGCCAGCTCGCCTGGGAGGCCATCGCGCGCAAGGATTTCCCGGTGGTCCAGGCCATCGTGATGCTGCTCGCCACGATCTACATCCTGCTGACCTTCCTCGCCGACCTCCTCAACGCCTGGCTGGACCCAAGGATCCGCGTCGCATGA
- a CDS encoding ABC transporter permease, giving the protein MSTTSASASPPAATTPAAGFDPVPVRRSPLARFTRRAVRHPGFMAGAILLAVILVLSLAAPLFTPHDPYAQDISRRLIPPVWHPKGSWEHWLGTDKLGRDYFARLLYGGRISLLIGAATVLLSGVIGTALGVAAGFFGGRVDMVIGYIINVRLALPVVLVALAVAALVGTSLNTVIVVLGLLLWDRFAVVARSTTQQIAHADFVGAARAIGCSTRLIVFSEVLPNILNPLIVVATLEMAHAILLEAALSFLGLGVQPPLPSWGLMISEGKQYMFFSPWVITIPGVALVALVLGINLLGDGLRDVTAPDNRS; this is encoded by the coding sequence ATGAGCACCACGAGCGCATCCGCCTCCCCCCCGGCCGCCACCACCCCGGCCGCCGGCTTCGACCCGGTTCCGGTCCGCCGCTCGCCGCTGGCCCGCTTCACCCGGCGGGCGGTCCGCCACCCCGGCTTCATGGCCGGCGCCATCCTCCTGGCCGTCATCCTCGTCCTGTCGCTGGCCGCGCCGCTGTTCACCCCGCACGACCCCTATGCCCAGGACATCTCCCGCCGGCTGATCCCGCCGGTCTGGCACCCCAAGGGGAGTTGGGAGCATTGGCTCGGCACCGACAAGCTGGGGCGCGACTATTTCGCCCGGCTGCTTTATGGCGGGCGCATCTCCCTGCTGATCGGGGCGGCTACGGTGCTGCTGTCGGGGGTGATCGGCACGGCGCTGGGTGTCGCCGCCGGCTTCTTCGGCGGCCGGGTCGACATGGTCATCGGCTACATCATCAATGTGCGGCTCGCCCTGCCGGTGGTGCTGGTGGCGCTCGCTGTGGCGGCCCTGGTCGGCACCTCGCTCAACACCGTCATCGTCGTGCTGGGGCTGCTGCTGTGGGACCGCTTCGCGGTGGTGGCGCGGTCGACGACGCAGCAGATCGCCCACGCCGATTTCGTCGGCGCCGCCCGCGCCATCGGCTGTTCGACGCGGCTGATCGTCTTCTCGGAGGTGCTGCCGAACATCCTCAACCCGCTGATCGTGGTCGCCACGCTGGAGATGGCCCATGCCATCCTGCTGGAGGCGGCGCTGTCCTTTCTCGGCCTCGGCGTCCAGCCGCCGCTGCCGTCCTGGGGCCTGATGATCTCCGAGGGCAAGCAGTACATGTTCTTCAGCCCCTGGGTCATCACCATCCCCGGCGTGGCGCTGGTGGCGCTGGTTCTCGGCATCAACCTCCTGGGCGACGGCCTGCGCGACGTCACCGCCCCCGACAACCGGAGCTGA
- a CDS encoding ABC transporter ATP-binding protein, giving the protein MPLLDVDNLTIEIPTEAGLLHAVNGVSFTLERGETLAIVGESGSGKSLTSLALMDLLPSRAVRKARSLRFDGIDLMAAGRRAMEDLRGDRMAMVFQEPMTSLNPAYTIGDQLGEALRRHRPVGRAAARDRAVHLLERVGITAAASRLGQYPHQLSGGLRQRVMIAMGLMCEPDLIIADEPTTALDVTIQAQILLLLRDIQREFGMGLILVTHDLGVVARVATKVAVMYAGRLVETGPVGAVFGAPSHPYTQGLLRAIPVPGRTRPGEPLGTIPGQVPNLIGPLAGCAFRNRCDRATDACAAAIPERDLGPGHRMACVLDPIVLPS; this is encoded by the coding sequence ATGCCCCTGCTCGACGTCGACAACCTGACCATCGAGATCCCCACCGAAGCCGGGCTGCTCCATGCCGTCAACGGGGTGTCCTTCACCCTGGAGCGCGGCGAGACGCTGGCCATCGTCGGCGAGAGCGGGTCCGGCAAGTCGCTGACCTCGCTGGCGCTGATGGATCTGCTGCCGTCCAGGGCGGTGCGCAAGGCGCGCTCCCTGCGCTTCGACGGCATCGACCTGATGGCCGCCGGCCGCCGCGCGATGGAGGATCTGCGCGGCGACCGCATGGCGATGGTCTTCCAGGAGCCAATGACCTCGCTGAACCCGGCCTACACCATCGGCGACCAGTTGGGCGAGGCGTTGCGCCGCCATCGTCCGGTCGGGCGGGCGGCGGCGCGCGACCGCGCGGTCCATCTGCTGGAGCGGGTCGGCATCACCGCCGCCGCCTCGCGGCTCGGCCAGTATCCGCACCAGCTGTCGGGCGGCCTGCGCCAGCGGGTGATGATCGCCATGGGGCTGATGTGCGAGCCCGACCTGATCATCGCCGACGAGCCGACCACGGCGCTGGACGTGACGATCCAGGCCCAGATCCTGCTGCTGCTGCGCGACATCCAGCGCGAGTTCGGCATGGGGCTGATCCTGGTCACCCATGACCTGGGCGTCGTCGCCCGCGTCGCCACCAAGGTGGCGGTGATGTATGCCGGCCGGCTGGTCGAGACCGGCCCGGTCGGGGCGGTGTTCGGCGCCCCCAGCCATCCCTACACCCAGGGGCTGCTGCGCGCCATCCCGGTTCCCGGCCGCACCCGGCCGGGCGAGCCGCTGGGCACCATTCCGGGGCAGGTGCCGAACCTGATCGGCCCGCTGGCCGGCTGCGCCTTCCGCAACCGCTGCGACCGCGCCACCGACGCCTGTGCCGCCGCCATTCCGGAGCGCGACCTCGGCCCCGGCCACCGCATGGCCTGCGTGCTCGACCCCATCGTCCTTCCGTCCTGA
- a CDS encoding ABC transporter ATP-binding protein, with protein MTVPVLELENVTKIYPVSQGMFKPKAMLTAVGGVSLTVARGEVHALVGESGSGKSTLAKMLLGLTRPTAGEIRIDGVPIARTDRREVARRIQPVFQDPYSSLNPRKSVADLITLPLVAHNIGSAASRQKKAAEMLDAVGLPRRMIDAYPGQMSGGQRQRVAIARALVMQPDVLICDEPTSALDVSVQAQILNLLMELKREFKLTYFFISHNLAVVEHLADRVAVMYLGRIVEERGREALFTRASHPYSRALLDCVLTPDPTLGMPDAVLGGSFPNPIAPPPGCSFHPRCPLAIDRCRAEAPGSLPVVDGVAACHLAA; from the coding sequence ATGACCGTTCCGGTGCTCGAACTTGAGAACGTCACCAAGATCTATCCGGTGTCGCAGGGGATGTTCAAACCCAAGGCGATGCTGACCGCCGTCGGCGGGGTATCGCTGACCGTCGCCCGCGGCGAGGTTCATGCGCTGGTCGGCGAAAGCGGGTCCGGCAAATCGACGCTGGCGAAGATGCTGCTGGGCCTGACCAGGCCGACCGCCGGCGAGATCCGCATCGACGGCGTCCCCATCGCCCGCACCGACCGGCGGGAGGTGGCGCGGCGCATCCAGCCGGTGTTCCAGGATCCCTATTCCTCGCTGAACCCGCGCAAGTCGGTGGCCGACCTGATCACGCTGCCGCTGGTCGCCCACAACATCGGCAGCGCGGCCAGCCGGCAGAAGAAGGCGGCGGAGATGCTGGACGCGGTGGGGCTGCCGCGCCGGATGATCGACGCCTATCCCGGCCAGATGTCGGGCGGTCAGCGCCAGCGCGTCGCCATCGCCCGCGCGCTGGTGATGCAGCCGGACGTCCTGATCTGCGACGAGCCGACCTCGGCGCTCGACGTGTCGGTGCAGGCGCAGATCCTGAATCTGCTGATGGAGCTGAAGCGCGAGTTCAAGCTGACCTATTTCTTCATCAGCCACAATCTCGCGGTGGTCGAGCATCTGGCCGACCGGGTGGCGGTGATGTATCTCGGCCGCATCGTCGAGGAGCGCGGGCGCGAGGCCCTGTTCACCCGCGCCAGCCACCCCTATTCCCGCGCGCTGCTCGATTGCGTGCTGACGCCCGATCCGACGCTGGGCATGCCGGACGCGGTTCTCGGCGGCTCCTTCCCCAACCCGATCGCGCCGCCGCCGGGATGCAGCTTCCACCCGCGCTGCCCGTTGGCGATCGACCGTTGCCGCGCCGAGGCGCCCGGTTCCCTGCCGGTGGTCGACGGCGTCGCCGCCTGCCATCTGGCCGCCTGA